The genomic window tacacactatacacacatatatttaagtatatatatatatatattcatatatatatatatatatatatatatatataaagacatacatacatgcacacatacacacacacacacacacacacacacacacacacacacacacacacacaaacacaaacacacacacacacacacacacacacaaacacaaacacacacacacacatacacacacacacacacacacacacacacacacacacacacacacacacacacacacgcacacacacacgcacacacacacacacacacacatatatatacatatatatatgtatatatatgtatatatatacatatatatatatatatatatatatatatatacacacacacaaggtctcACCTATGTCAATATGGCGCAACAAGATAAcggaatttgggggccaagactggaagcaaaaagcgcaagacagacaaatatggaaaagattgggagaggcctatttcctgcagtgaattgacccaggctgatgatgaggatgatgagaatcatatatatatatatatatatatatatatatatatatatatatatatatttatgtgtgtgtgtgtgtgtgtgtgtgtgtgtgtgtgtgtatgtatatatatatatatatatatatatatacatatatatatatgagggaaaaTTATCTGATCATTTAATAATTTACCATTGCCTGATTCCGTTTTATTTCATCAGTTAAGATAAGCTACTGAAGCAATGTGCAAActtatataacaataaaacaaaaaaacaccttcGTGAGACTTAGTAGGCAAATTAGTGTCCGTCAATATGGTCAAGCTTCGTTTGATCTTAGtattccctatatatatacatatatatatacatatatatatatatatatatatatttatatatatatatatatatatatatatatatatatatatataaaatgtgtgtgtgtgtgcacacatacacacacacacacacacacagacacacagatatatgtctatatatatatatatatatatatatatatatatatatatatatatatatatgtctatatatatacataaacatgtacaatgagtgtgtgtgtgtgtgcacacacacacacacacacacagatatatatgtatatatatatacatatacgatgagtgtgtgtacacatacatacacacacacatatatatatctacgacagactcagCTACtcccgtatctaggtttgatttctACAAGATATGCAAATCCATACTAGTGTTCACACTAATCGCCCGCGTGCGGGTGTTTGTGTGCATTCctatagtatacacatatatatatatatatatgtaaatatatatatatatatatatatgtgtgtgtgtgtgtgtatgtgtgtatgtgtgtgtgtgtgtgtgtgtgtgtgtgtgtgtgtgtgtgtgtgtggtgtgtgtgtgtgtgtgtgtgtgtgtaaatatatatatatatatatatatatatatatatatatatgtgtgtgtgtgtgtgtgtgtgtgtgtgtgtgtgtgtgtatgtatatatatacacatatatgtaaatgtacatttatatttatatatacacatatatatacacacacatatattaatacatatatgtgcatgtatatgtgatgtgtatgaataaaagtatatatgcacttgtatatgtgtgtatttatgtaagtaaataggtatatatttacatacatacacacacacacacacacacacacatatatatgtttgtgtgtgtgtgggtgtgtgtgtgggtgtgggtgtgtgtgtgtgggtgtgggtgtgggtgtgtgtgtgtgtgtgtgtgtgtgtgtgtgtgtgtgtgtgtgtgtgtgtgtgtgtgtgtgtatgtgtatctgtgtctgtgtgtgtgtgtatttatgtatgtaattatgtaaatataaaaggaaTTGATAATATGGAGCGGGGTTTATATCGgctcttttatcaatattatagacACCATTACACAGATCACTTGTGTGGTGTTTAAGCTTGAAACAAGGCCGTCTGAGCTGTCGAAATCGATACCTTATGGAAAAGGGTTATAAAAAGGAGATAAGTATAATGTTTGGGAACAAAAGgagtttcccttttctttttcactgtAGGCTTAGAATATATACACCgatgacgcaaaaaaaaaaaaaaaaaaaaaaatcgcacatgCTACCTGAGGAACATCTGTTCATCATGGTCACACTTGCCGTAAGGTCTGTATGTGGGCTACCTACGAGAAACAGTTTGGCACTAGCGCTAGACACTGTGGCTGCTCTATGAACAATCCTAGCGGTAAGCCCTGGCTATACTCACAAGTATATATTTGATACCTCGTATTCGATACGGATAGAATTGCGAAAGATACTAACAAGAGGAGAAATCattatctattctttttattttcgaaGACTTCTGGACTTGTGAATCAGCCAACTCTTGCGTCATAGATATTATCTCGCAAAGCCAATGGCAGTGTGCCGTGAGAGCGTTCCGCTGAACACATGTCAGAGTAAAGCACGCAGTTGTTCATCTAACACCAGTGCCATCAACAGGGCCTCCAAATCGGTGTTGTTTACATTCAATAGACGCTCAGTTCGATTCATGCCAAAAGGTATTTTTGAGAACTGCAGTGACTGTTCGCACAAGACGGTCACAAAAGACTCTAAAAATGATCAAGAAACTCCTATGATGTGTGAAGACGATGAGAACATCACGCAAGTAGGTCAGTCATCGAAATTGTTTGGGTCATTATTGGCGGGAAATACCAGCCAAGGCGAAGACTCTGACAGCTCGACAAGCTCGTATGAGTCCCGGCGGCGCAAGAGGGAGCATCCAAGCCCTGACACGACGACGGTCGAAGCTCGAGACTCGAAGAAAGTTCGGTCGGTCGCAGTTCGAGTCAGTCATGGTTCTAGTTCAGACGGTGATTCAGCCGGTCAAGATAAAACTAGCGCGTTAAAGAGTGTAATGGATTATAAGGGACATGACCACGATTGTGAGGACAGCAGGAAGAAGAAAGCCAAGAAAAGGGAAAGCCCAGACTTTTGCAAGATTAGAACTAAACGAGAAAGCGAGCCTACAAGGAAATTCTTCAGGAGACGAAGAAGTTCTTCGAGCGAGCGAACCATGCCACGGAGCAGCAGGTCTGAGTCTCCTTACAGGAGTCGCGAGCCATGCCGCTCCCAGCCCGCCCACCACCACTCCAGGTGCCAAGGCGGAAGGAGGACATCTTGGCCGAATTTCAAGCGAGATTTTAACGCGGACCTCGCCGGAAGGAGGGACGTCCACATGGGCTGCCGCTCCGCTATGGGACATAACCTCGCAGACGTCACGCATCTGAACGGCGCTGTCTCACTCACGCGCGCGCAGGCCATAATGCAGGCTCCGATCATCACTTGTCATCACTGCAACAACAGCGTTACGATGTCATCGTGTTTATGCGCATCTCAGAGGTTGGTCGTAGAGTTATTTCCCATGCTCTTACTTCGACGATGATCTCTAAATCAATGGATGCCTTGTATAACAAACTAGCCGCTCTTTATAGAAAAGAAGATGCCCTTTATAGCTACATAATTATTACCAAGATCAGTACGTAGGAGTGAaaattaaaaaggtgttagaaCAATTTCAATAATCGTCATATCGTATTGTGTGCAGCCGATTTTTACAGATTATTAATTCCTACAAGAGTTGTGAGCAtaaatgtaatcattatcactgtctaaATTCAGAAAATGCCAACTTACTGAGGAGGTCATTTGCACTGTAATGGAATATATAGTAAGGCTCGTCTAGAATACTTAGAATCTAACAGTAGCCATGGATGACATAAGATAAAGATACGCATTATCTTCCAGTTGAGTAGAATCTAACAGTAGCCATGGATGACATAAGATAAAGATACGCATTATCTTCCAGTTGAGTACAACAGGATTTGCATTGACAGTATACCTTATTTGTTGCACCGATTTCGGTTAATTAAATAGATCATCATATGCAGTTCACGGAGCTAAAGTTCTTTACACAAGGAAATCATCGCTTGATTCATCATCAGCAAAGCCAGATATTACAATTAGAAATAAGCTGTTATgtgttacactatatatatttatatatatatatatatatttataaatatgtatgtgtatgtgtgtgtatttatatatatatatatatatatatatatatatacataatatgcatctatatatatatatatatatatatatatatatatattacagagacacacacacattcactcatatacacacgtgcatgtgtgtgtaagtacttgTGTGTGTAAGACCATATAGTAATTGTGTGAGACTATAGTCGAAATTACTATATTGTTTCGACTTTCTTCGCATTAAGCGTGGTCGAGTTCTGCACACCAAAAAGATGTTTGGCCCTGGCTACATTTCAGGAGAACTAGCCCCTCAAAAGTAGTCTCAGAGCCTCTTTTTTAGGCTCATTATCAAAACTATCGATTATGCCGCAGCTAAGAGCATAGAGAGCGGGATGACTTATGGTTCCCGAGGCGACTCCGCATGAACCCTGCCATGGTGTGGTATCGCCCGTTTtaagtgggatatatatatatatataaatatatatatatatatatatatataaacgtatatatgtatgtatacacacacagacacacacacacacgcacacgcacacgcacacgcacacgcacacgcacatgcgcacacacacacacacacacacacccataaacacacacacacattatgtatatatatatatatatatatatatatatatatatacatatacaaacatttatatttatatatatatttatatatattttttatatatacatatacatacacactgacatatacatatacatatatgttcatacatacatacatacatacatatatatatatatatatatatacatattcatatatatacatatataaaaaaaaaaaatatatatatatatgtgtgtgtgtgtgtgtgtgtatgtgtgtgtgtgtgtgtgtttgtgtgtgtgtgtgtgtttatgcatgtatgtgcatatatatatgcatatatgtatatatatacacatacatgtatatatttacacacatttttatttatatatagatatatatgtatatatacacacactgacattcATACAtggacatacaaacatatatgtgcatatatgttcatacatacatacatacatacatacatacatacaaacacacacacacacacacacacacacacacacacacacacacacacatatatatatatatatatatatatatatgtgtgtgtgtgtgtgtgtgtgtgtgtgtgtgtgtgtgtgtgtgaatgtgtgtgtgtgtgtgtgtgtgtgtttgtgtgtgcatgtatgtatgaatataagtacatatacacatgtatttacatatatacatcaatacacacacacacacacacacacacacacgtacatacatacatacacatacacacacacacacacacacacacacacacacacacacacacacaaacacacacatatatatatatatatacatatatatacatatatatacatatatttatacacatatctatacacatatctatacacaaacacacacacacacacacacacacaaatatatatatatatatacacatacacatatgtgtatacatgtgtatatatgtatatatatatatatatatatatgtatttgtatgtatatatgtattcacacatccatttatattttcatttatatacatatatatatataaatatatatatatatatatatatatatatatatatatatatatttgtgtgtgtgtgtgtgtgtatgtgtgtgtttctgtgtgtctgtgtgtttgtgtgtgtgcatgtatatgtatgtgtatatatatgtatgtatgtatgtatgtatgtatgtatgtatataataacatatatatatatgtatatatatatatttatatatatagttggtaattaaaaaaaactaagCTGACCTCTCTCTTCGTTCAGCGTTTTCTAGGTGAAGTGGGAGCCTCcaccttctcattcctccttacCGCCCGCGTCTGTGCTCTTTAGTATTTGCATGGAGAGTTCGATTTCTTGCTCCGGTTATTCAATTAACAGGGCTACACTCAACACGTTCTTGAGACTGCGATATCTAGTCTGCGGCGTATTTTCTTCCACGACTAGTTCCCCAGATGGACAACTCATCTGCCGGTTCTCAGCCTACTCTGCACTAAGGAAGTACACTCTCACTGCAGGCTCACCTTTaaccaggtgaacactctctgcCGCAACCTGGTCCTCTCCAATCTTCCCTcaacctcgaaggtgggcacctatgcctTTCCTTGTGCCTCCCTCGGTGCCAGTTTCTCCAAGCATATCTCTCAACGCAAATATCGCAAATACATTATATCCAGGGAACACACCAACTACGCCCTTTTCATGCAAGCCATTAAATTGGTCAGCATCACATAAACCGGCTGCCCAGTTTCAACATCGGTTTTCTCCTGCTGGCAGTCTCCGCGCTTTCTACATACTCAGATTACTGCCATGCTGGTCCCTCTCCCAGACTGTCCGATCCCTAAACTGACCAGACCTACCTTCGTCTCCCTTGACCTTCCTCACCTGTCCATCGTGTACCGTAttgactctccctttccctcctacactCCCCACACTTTCTTTCCTCTGCAGACCAAAGTTGAAAAATCGAGGATTtcgaatatatttatgtgtgagtgtgtgtgtgtgttcatttattaatttatagatatttcatacacaaattatatatatatatgtatatatatatatatatgaagcgtattcatgttgaaaaatgaataaaaggtatgaatgagaatgaatatcttcacgatgcaagagatgtattttcccggtttcgattatatctttctgacgaagacataatcgaaattggtaaaatacgtctcttgtattgtgaagatattcatcatcattcataccctttatacacacaaacacacatatatataaatataaataaatatatatatataatatatagtatacacacacacccacacacacacacacacacacacacacacacacgcacacacacacacacacatatatatatatatatatatatatatattatttttaatgtcgGAGAGGTGTAAATATTCTTGTATGTCAGTATCGGTGTGGTTGTTGGTGATTTTATAAATCGTGTGTATCCTGCGAGTTTCCAGGGACTGTTTTATGTTGCTGTGATACCAGTTGTGTTTGTGAAATTGTGTGGGACTTTGTCAAAGGTTCTGACAAAATCATATAAAACAGCTTCAACCTCTTAATGGCAACCTGTTAATGTCAGGGTGTCTAATTACGTCACCGTGAGCGAAGATGAGTCATGATTCGGGCGATTCCTTTGGACGAAATCCATGTTGTATGAGGGTTTCATTTGTCCAAGTGTTTCATTTCGAGTTTGAGTATTGTGCGTTCTAGAACTGGCCTGTGGTGGAGGTGAATGAGACGAGGCAATAATTGGAGGGGTCAGTCTTATCGCCAATCTTGTAAATTAGGACAAACATAGAAAAAATGGCTTGCTTTCACATAatttctgagtatatatatattatttttttccttattgctaGCTGTGTATTCTCAAGATGATCTAGAATatgatagaaacagagataatgTCAATGCAGTGGCGCGAGTTAAAGAATATAATCACCATTTAACATTCATACCTGAAACCATAGCTACTCGCTTTAAACACGATTTTTAGGACAATGCAAAGCTACACAGTTATGATTAGCATGTGTTtctaatataaaaaatgacacCCCGCTCTCCTAACCATAAATATAATCTAATAGCTTCATAGACATTGCATCAGAACATGACAGTTACCTGTTATCTATCACCTTCGCTCAGTTGAAATCAGAATAGGAACATGACTACACCAAAGCCACACGTGATAACGCTGTAGTTAGCCGGCGTGGCATATCACCGAAGATCGCGGGGAGCCATAGTCGAGATCGCTCACGCATATCCACTTACTCCTATCCGCATGTCCACATCATGTCATTTCGTAACAGTGGTTGTTATTACCACACCTGTCCGTATGtaaaattattacaaaaaaaaatataatccacGATGAAGTCCTTTACGTATTCTGTGTTCATCTGCCACTGGGTACAAATATGTAATCTATCTTTATCCCACGTTTTGCTCTGTTGT from Penaeus chinensis breed Huanghai No. 1 chromosome 24, ASM1920278v2, whole genome shotgun sequence includes these protein-coding regions:
- the LOC125038313 gene encoding uncharacterized protein LOC125038313, which translates into the protein MPKGIFENCSDCSHKTVTKDSKNDQETPMMCEDDENITQVGQSSKLFGSLLAGNTSQGEDSDSSTSSYESRRRKREHPSPDTTTVEARDSKKVRSVAVRVSHGSSSDGDSAGQDKTSALKSVMDYKGHDHDCEDSRKKKAKKRESPDFCKIRTKRESEPTRKFFRRRRSSSSERTMPRSSRSESPYRSREPCRSQPAHHHSRCQGGRRTSWPNFKRDFNADLAGRRDVHMGCRSAMGHNLADVTHLNGAVSLTRAQAIMQAPIITCHHCNNSVTMSSCLCASQSLPCASPDMSRCRIRDSGKPNPFYSSTWNMDCKVYIGNLGENATRSDIREAFSKYGRLKNLWIAKKPPGFAFVEYDRPRDARLAVREAHGRVVCGGRIKVQMSTSDRHTNEVVQLPPRPAQQPHHESWSRNRFGRAR